AATTTCAGTTCACTTGAAAACTAAAAAGCAAGATTATTCACATCTTTCATCAAGCCAGCCTATCGGCATTTTCGATAGCGGGGTGGGAGGACTTACCGTAGCTAAAGAGATAAAAAGGCTTCTTCCCCATGAAGACCTGATCTATTTTGGAGATACCAAACACCTTCCGTATGGCGAAAAGTCGAAAGATGCGATTATCGAATATTCTACCAAGATCACCAATTTTCTGCTTGAGCAGAACTGTAAAGCCATTGTTATAGCCTGTAATACAGCTACGGCAAATGCTTTGAACGAAGTAATGCAGTCTGTTGGCGGAAAAGTTCCCGTAATAGACGTTATTAATCCCGTTGCTGAAAAAGTAGCGTATGAAATCCATAATAATGTTGGAGTTATTGCCACAAAAGCAACCGTCAATTCCGGATTGTACAAGAAAAGCATCAGGAAACAGAATAAATGGATCAAGGTTGATGAACTGGCCACTCCGTTGCTGGTTCCTGCCATTGAAGAAGGATTTAAAAACCATCCGATTACGCATGCCATCATCTACAACTATCTGAGCAATAATAAGCTGAAAAACATTGAAACACTTATTTTGGGCTGTACACATTATCCTTTACTCATTGATGAGATCAAGCAGTACTACGGAAACAGGGTTCGTGTGATTGATTCCCCGAATATTGTAGCCAATCATCTGAAAATTATCCTGGATAAATACCACCTTCTGAATGATAATAATCCTAAACCGAACTATCATTTCTATCTTTCGGATCTCACGAAAAACTTTGAGAAAATCTCTAAAAAATTCTTTGGAAAAACAATTGATTTAGAATTGAAAGTATTATAAACAAAAAGACTCATCCCTGAGTCTTTTTTTATGCTTCTAAAATTACATCCTTCCTTTCATACCTTGTCTTTGGAGTTATTTTCGGATGATTGCTGTCGTTTTCAGCCCT
Above is a genomic segment from Chryseobacterium shigense containing:
- the murI gene encoding glutamate racemase, whose product is MKTKKQDYSHLSSSQPIGIFDSGVGGLTVAKEIKRLLPHEDLIYFGDTKHLPYGEKSKDAIIEYSTKITNFLLEQNCKAIVIACNTATANALNEVMQSVGGKVPVIDVINPVAEKVAYEIHNNVGVIATKATVNSGLYKKSIRKQNKWIKVDELATPLLVPAIEEGFKNHPITHAIIYNYLSNNKLKNIETLILGCTHYPLLIDEIKQYYGNRVRVIDSPNIVANHLKIILDKYHLLNDNNPKPNYHFYLSDLTKNFEKISKKFFGKTIDLELKVL